The following coding sequences are from one Arthrobacter crystallopoietes window:
- a CDS encoding metallophosphoesterase family protein gives MSTNSPNLGRRGLIAGGTGAILAGMLAAAPGANAAVPAQRQGNAKMPLAFGPDGKFRVVQFNDTQDGPRTDRRTVEFMGKVLDAEKPGFALINGDVINGSPKTAEEVRQSINNVVQPMESRGIKWAVTFGNHDEDSMANGTGMTEAKMLEFVRGYQHNVNVRPEKGVDGSSNAQLLIRSASGNKPAFGIWLLDSGRYAPENLGGQDFEGLMGYDWIRPSQIQWYREASEAAERQHGKIPSLMFFHIPLFEHHHMWFGSQFSSDDADHAAAVTKHSIVGVKNESVYTGAFNSGLFSALQERGDVRGVFVGHDHINTYSGNYFGIELGYGPGTGFGTYGLGGAKEHHLRGARVFELDERKEQVYTATRTVFAKELGIDMDPKSQPLDEPLPLP, from the coding sequence ATGAGTACCAACTCCCCCAATCTCGGACGCCGCGGACTGATCGCCGGCGGCACCGGCGCCATCCTGGCCGGCATGCTGGCCGCGGCGCCGGGCGCCAACGCCGCAGTCCCCGCCCAGCGACAAGGCAACGCCAAGATGCCGCTGGCGTTCGGTCCCGACGGCAAGTTCCGCGTGGTCCAGTTCAACGACACACAGGATGGGCCGCGTACCGACCGGCGCACGGTTGAGTTCATGGGCAAGGTCCTCGACGCCGAGAAACCCGGCTTCGCCTTGATCAACGGCGACGTGATCAACGGATCGCCCAAGACGGCCGAGGAGGTCCGCCAGTCCATCAACAACGTGGTGCAGCCGATGGAATCGCGCGGCATCAAGTGGGCCGTCACGTTCGGCAACCACGACGAGGATTCGATGGCGAACGGCACCGGCATGACCGAGGCCAAGATGCTGGAGTTCGTCCGCGGCTACCAGCACAACGTCAACGTCCGGCCGGAGAAGGGCGTCGACGGCTCGTCCAATGCGCAGCTGCTCATCCGCTCTGCCAGCGGCAACAAGCCTGCGTTCGGCATCTGGCTGCTCGACTCCGGACGGTATGCCCCCGAGAACCTCGGCGGCCAGGACTTCGAAGGCCTGATGGGCTACGACTGGATCCGCCCCAGCCAGATCCAGTGGTACCGGGAAGCGTCCGAGGCCGCCGAAAGGCAGCACGGCAAGATCCCTTCGCTGATGTTCTTCCACATCCCGCTCTTCGAGCACCACCACATGTGGTTCGGATCCCAGTTCAGCTCCGACGACGCCGACCACGCGGCCGCAGTGACCAAGCACAGCATCGTCGGCGTCAAGAACGAAAGCGTTTACACTGGCGCCTTCAACTCCGGTCTTTTCAGCGCCCTGCAGGAGCGCGGCGACGTCCGCGGTGTCTTTGTGGGCCATGACCACATCAACACCTACTCGGGCAACTACTTTGGAATCGAGCTGGGCTACGGACCCGGCACAGGCTTCGGCACTTACGGCCTTGGCGGCGCCAAGGAACACCATCTGCGCGGTGCCCGCGTGTTCGAACTCGACGAGCGCAAAGAGCAGGTCTACACCGCGACCAGGACCGTGTTCGCGAAGGAGCTTGGCATCGACATGGATCCGAAGAGCCAGCCGCTGGACGAACCGCTCCCGCTGCCGTAG
- a CDS encoding acyl-CoA thioesterase — MNNGDITFHTRKWVRPEDLNANGTLFGGSLLRWIDEEAAIYAIVQLGNGMAVTKYMSEINFVSSAQQGDLIEMGLTATHFGRTSLTMRAEVRNMFTRQSILTIEKIVFVNLGVDGLPAPHGYTEITYDRDRVPSQHLDRMPPPQH; from the coding sequence ATGAACAATGGCGACATCACCTTCCATACCCGCAAGTGGGTGCGGCCCGAAGACCTCAATGCTAACGGCACGCTCTTCGGCGGCAGCCTGCTGCGCTGGATTGACGAGGAAGCCGCCATCTACGCCATCGTCCAGCTCGGCAACGGGATGGCGGTGACCAAATACATGTCCGAGATCAACTTTGTCAGTTCCGCCCAGCAGGGAGACCTGATCGAGATGGGGCTGACAGCCACGCATTTCGGCCGGACCTCGCTGACGATGCGAGCCGAAGTACGCAACATGTTCACCCGCCAGTCCATCCTGACCATCGAGAAAATCGTCTTCGTCAATCTCGGTGTGGACGGCTTGCCCGCGCCGCACGGCTACACCGAGATTACGTATGACCGCGACCGGGTGCCGTCCCAGCACCTGGACCGCATGCCGCCGCCTCAGCACTGA
- a CDS encoding DUF2695 domain-containing protein, with protein MDDGRYALAGGGGIELERPAVGRWMSEPSTGECLACYVWRMLENGRRGLRWTARFRETTAPRATVLEGRLGRMGAYCDCEIFCFAYEVDPLYFHIDELADVAEQAVPVCMSVRPGSTKPCPLWRPVPRW; from the coding sequence ATGGATGATGGCCGGTATGCGCTGGCGGGCGGTGGAGGTATCGAGCTGGAACGGCCCGCCGTCGGCCGATGGATGAGTGAGCCAAGCACCGGAGAATGCCTGGCCTGCTACGTCTGGCGCATGCTTGAAAACGGGCGCCGGGGACTGCGCTGGACTGCAAGGTTCCGTGAAACTACGGCTCCGCGCGCCACCGTCTTGGAAGGGCGGCTGGGACGAATGGGTGCCTACTGCGACTGCGAGATTTTCTGCTTCGCATACGAGGTAGACCCGTTGTATTTCCATATCGACGAGTTAGCCGACGTGGCCGAACAAGCCGTGCCGGTGTGCATGAGCGTGCGCCCCGGGTCAACGAAGCCGTGCCCGCTCTGGCGGCCGGTTCCCCGCTGGTGA
- a CDS encoding aminotransferase class I/II-fold pyridoxal phosphate-dependent enzyme, which produces MKILHRVAQMRAAGRDVISLCAGEPSGGAPRGVSAKAAEVHASGMPLTYTSALGISELREAVAGHYRRWYGLEVERDDVAITTGSSGAFMLTFLAAFNPGDRVALARPGYPAYRNILSSLGCEVVEIDCGPAERYQPTPALLDAAAAAHGPLAGLILASPANPTGTMVSRAELAALTQWCAVNGVRLVSDEIYHGITYPADPQAPDARGVCAWEMDRTGVVISSFSKYWGMTGWRLGWALMPRDLAPAMEALAGNVALCPPAPAQLAAVEAFSEDSYSEAEAAVAEFAAIRRILLDNLGRLQWGTAAPADGAFYLYAELGDQLAGFTDSGDYCRALLEQEGVALVPGSDFDAVRGSRSVRLSFAAGREAVAEAVERIIRFQESRRQT; this is translated from the coding sequence ATGAAGATACTGCACCGGGTCGCCCAGATGCGGGCGGCGGGACGGGACGTGATCTCGCTGTGCGCCGGCGAACCCTCCGGCGGGGCGCCTCGGGGTGTGTCGGCGAAGGCTGCGGAGGTACACGCCTCCGGCATGCCCCTGACGTACACCAGCGCCTTGGGGATCAGCGAACTGCGCGAAGCCGTGGCGGGGCACTACCGCCGCTGGTACGGGCTGGAAGTCGAGCGCGATGACGTGGCCATCACCACCGGCTCCTCGGGCGCGTTCATGCTCACGTTCCTGGCCGCCTTCAACCCGGGGGACAGGGTGGCGCTGGCCCGGCCCGGTTACCCTGCCTACCGGAACATCCTCAGCTCGCTGGGCTGCGAGGTGGTGGAGATCGACTGCGGTCCGGCCGAGCGCTACCAGCCGACGCCCGCCCTGCTGGACGCTGCAGCTGCCGCGCACGGTCCGCTCGCCGGGTTGATCCTCGCCTCGCCGGCGAATCCGACGGGAACGATGGTCTCCCGCGCGGAGCTTGCCGCGCTGACGCAGTGGTGTGCGGTCAACGGAGTGCGGCTGGTCAGCGACGAGATCTACCACGGCATCACCTACCCCGCCGACCCCCAGGCGCCCGACGCCCGGGGTGTGTGTGCCTGGGAAATGGACCGGACCGGCGTCGTTATTTCCTCGTTTTCAAAGTACTGGGGGATGACCGGTTGGCGGCTGGGCTGGGCACTGATGCCGCGGGACCTAGCTCCGGCAATGGAAGCGCTCGCCGGCAATGTGGCGCTGTGCCCGCCTGCGCCGGCTCAACTGGCGGCCGTCGAAGCCTTCAGCGAGGACTCCTACAGCGAGGCCGAGGCCGCCGTGGCCGAATTCGCCGCGATCCGGCGGATCCTGCTGGACAACCTCGGCAGGCTTCAGTGGGGAACGGCCGCGCCGGCCGACGGGGCGTTCTATCTTTACGCCGAGCTGGGGGACCAGCTGGCCGGTTTTACGGACTCCGGCGATTACTGCCGCGCGCTGCTGGAACAGGAAGGTGTCGCGCTGGTGCCAGGCTCCGATTTCGACGCCGTTCGCGGCAGCCGTTCCGTCCGGCTCTCTTTCGCTGCGGGTCGGGAGGCCGTGGCCGAAGCCGTGGAGCGCATCATTCGCTTCCAGGAGAGCCGCCGCCAAACCTGA
- a CDS encoding universal stress protein has translation MAGIIIVGVDGSETSMKAARTAAQLAAGLSAELRVVTAHATDNAEVVRIGNDKWYLSDSSTAEKVAKKATEDLATEGLHTSYAALHGKPQDVLIEEAERVDARLIVVGNVGMKGLGRVLGSVATSVAQRASCDVYIAKTDS, from the coding sequence ATGGCAGGAATCATCATTGTTGGAGTTGATGGCAGCGAAACTTCGATGAAGGCCGCCCGAACTGCCGCACAGCTTGCCGCCGGACTGTCGGCGGAGCTGCGGGTGGTCACCGCCCATGCGACCGATAACGCCGAGGTGGTGCGCATCGGGAACGATAAGTGGTACCTGTCGGACTCATCAACGGCCGAAAAAGTGGCCAAGAAGGCTACCGAGGATCTCGCTACCGAGGGGCTTCACACCAGTTATGCCGCGCTGCACGGCAAGCCGCAGGACGTCCTGATCGAGGAGGCCGAGCGCGTGGACGCGCGGCTGATCGTGGTGGGCAACGTGGGGATGAAGGGGCTGGGACGGGTGCTCGGCAGCGTGGCAACGTCCGTGGCGCAGCGCGCGTCCTGCGACGTGTACATCGCCAAGACCGATTCCTGA
- a CDS encoding L-talarate/galactarate dehydratase has product MTATTFSNPLAAISGGEATTDRIRHVKLSTLTLPLQTPISDAKVLTGRQKPMTEIVFLFAEITTQDGHHGIGFSYSKRAGGPAQYAHAKEVADNLIGEDPNDIGRVYQKLLWAGASVGRSGVATQAIAALDIALYDLKAKRANLPLAKLLGAYRDSVQTYNTSGGFLQAPIEEVKERASASLAAGIGGIKIKVGQPDTKLDLARVTAVREHLGDDVPLMVDANQQWDRPTAMRFGRVLEQFNLVWIEEPLDAYDAEGHAQLANALDTSIATGEMLSSVTEHISLINNRSVDIIQPDAPRIGGITPFLRLAALADQAGLQLAPHFAMEIHLHLAAAYPREPWVEHFEWLNPLFNERLETRDGRMIVPNRPGLGFTLSEQAHAWTTDTVEFGTN; this is encoded by the coding sequence ATGACCGCCACCACGTTCTCCAATCCACTCGCCGCGATCTCGGGCGGCGAAGCCACCACGGACCGCATCCGGCACGTGAAGCTCTCCACGCTGACGCTCCCGCTGCAGACACCGATCAGCGACGCCAAAGTCCTGACCGGCCGGCAGAAGCCGATGACCGAGATCGTGTTCCTCTTCGCCGAGATCACCACACAGGACGGCCACCACGGCATTGGCTTCAGCTACTCCAAGCGCGCCGGCGGCCCCGCCCAGTACGCCCATGCCAAGGAGGTCGCGGACAACCTGATCGGGGAGGACCCTAATGACATCGGCCGGGTCTACCAGAAGCTGCTCTGGGCCGGCGCCTCGGTGGGCCGCAGCGGCGTCGCCACGCAGGCCATCGCCGCACTGGACATCGCGCTCTACGACCTCAAGGCCAAGCGGGCGAACCTGCCGCTGGCCAAACTCCTCGGCGCCTACCGCGATTCCGTGCAGACCTACAACACTTCCGGCGGCTTCCTGCAGGCCCCCATCGAGGAGGTCAAGGAGCGCGCCAGCGCCTCACTGGCCGCGGGCATCGGCGGCATCAAGATCAAGGTGGGCCAGCCGGATACCAAGCTTGACCTGGCCCGCGTCACCGCCGTGCGCGAGCACCTCGGCGACGACGTGCCGCTGATGGTCGATGCCAACCAGCAGTGGGACCGGCCCACGGCCATGCGCTTCGGCCGGGTGCTCGAGCAGTTCAACCTGGTCTGGATCGAAGAACCTCTGGATGCGTACGACGCCGAAGGCCACGCCCAGCTGGCCAACGCCCTGGACACCTCGATCGCCACCGGCGAGATGCTCTCCAGCGTCACCGAGCACATCAGCCTGATCAACAACCGCAGCGTGGACATCATCCAGCCGGACGCCCCGCGGATCGGCGGCATCACGCCCTTCCTCCGCCTGGCAGCCCTGGCGGACCAGGCCGGGCTTCAGCTGGCACCGCATTTCGCCATGGAGATCCACCTGCACCTGGCCGCGGCCTACCCGCGCGAGCCGTGGGTGGAGCACTTCGAGTGGCTCAACCCGCTGTTCAACGAGCGGCTGGAAACCCGCGACGGCCGCATGATCGTCCCCAACCGGCCGGGCCTGGGCTTCACGCTCAGCGAGCAGGCCCATGCCTGGACCACGGACACGGTAGAGTTCGGCACGAACTAG
- a CDS encoding FadR/GntR family transcriptional regulator: protein MAEPAAVDRGSSRSLTHSVVEQLRSSIVDGGIGPGDKLPAESALMAQFAVSRTVIREAISRLQAAGLVETYRGKGTYVLTRPSEESFTAGPEQIRTPEDRLQLLDFRLGLEVEASALAALRRTPTQLAKIGGALADFRAARNKPSEAVEADFRFHRAIAVATNNRFYVDLLASLGPAMIAMPQTRLLANNDDGEETHFSRVAFEHETVFDAIGRQDAQTAAAAMRTHLANSRARLGRRPD, encoded by the coding sequence ATGGCCGAGCCCGCCGCCGTCGACCGCGGTTCCTCCCGCAGCCTCACCCACTCCGTGGTGGAGCAGCTCAGGAGCAGCATTGTCGACGGCGGCATCGGTCCGGGCGACAAGCTGCCGGCGGAAAGCGCGCTCATGGCGCAGTTCGCCGTCAGCCGCACCGTCATCCGCGAGGCGATCTCGCGGCTGCAGGCGGCCGGACTGGTCGAGACCTACCGCGGCAAGGGCACGTACGTGCTGACCCGGCCCAGCGAGGAGTCCTTCACCGCCGGGCCGGAACAGATCCGCACCCCCGAGGACCGGCTGCAGCTGCTCGACTTCCGGCTCGGCCTGGAGGTGGAGGCCTCGGCCCTGGCCGCGCTGCGCCGGACCCCCACCCAGCTGGCCAAGATCGGCGGGGCGCTGGCGGACTTCCGCGCCGCCCGGAACAAGCCCAGCGAGGCGGTGGAGGCGGACTTCCGGTTCCACCGGGCCATCGCCGTGGCCACCAACAACCGCTTCTACGTGGATCTGCTCGCCTCGCTCGGGCCTGCGATGATCGCCATGCCCCAGACCAGGCTGCTGGCGAACAACGACGACGGCGAGGAGACGCATTTCTCCCGCGTCGCCTTCGAACACGAGACGGTCTTTGACGCCATCGGCCGGCAGGACGCGCAAACGGCCGCCGCCGCGATGCGCACCCATCTGGCCAACTCCCGCGCGCGCCTGGGCCGCCGCCCCGACTAG
- a CDS encoding universal stress protein, producing MSILVGYLPTPEGEAALTAGIAEAKLRGLDMVILNSPRKGAPVDAALASPEQVAELVQRAADAGITATVRQPGHTDDLTDEFMDVADDVNAALIVIGLRKRSQVGKFIMGSQAQRILLQADRPVLAVKAPDGF from the coding sequence ATGAGTATCCTGGTCGGCTACCTGCCCACCCCCGAAGGCGAAGCCGCGCTCACCGCCGGCATTGCCGAAGCAAAACTGCGCGGGCTGGACATGGTGATCCTCAATTCCCCGCGCAAGGGCGCCCCGGTGGATGCCGCCCTGGCCTCGCCCGAGCAGGTTGCCGAGCTGGTGCAGCGGGCCGCGGACGCGGGCATCACCGCCACCGTGCGCCAGCCCGGCCACACCGATGACCTGACCGACGAGTTCATGGACGTCGCGGACGATGTCAACGCCGCCCTGATCGTCATCGGCCTGCGCAAGCGCTCCCAGGTGGGGAAGTTCATCATGGGCAGCCAGGCCCAGCGGATCCTGCTCCAGGCGGACCGCCCGGTCCTCGCGGTCAAGGCACCGGACGGCTTCTAA
- a CDS encoding tripartite tricarboxylate transporter permease, whose translation MEFFEPVINGFGVVLEPTNLLYCLLGVMIGMLIGVLPGLGPAATIAILLPLTYGVEPVTAIIMLAGIFYGAQYGGTITSVLLRLPGEASAVVTVFDGYALAKQGKAGTALGIAAIGSFIGGTVAIFGLTLLAPIVAGFALDFGPPEYTALALLGILLVATVSNGGKLKSVIAAGLGLLLATVGRDGFTGESRFTFGSLSLADGLDFVPIAMGIFGLGEILYNLEQRHNKVQAPAKVANVWPSRQDLKQSSGAIGRGSVLGFFLGILPGGGATLSSLAAYAMEKKRAKNPERFGRGAVEGVAAPESANNAAATSSFIPLLTLGIPANATMAIIFGALLIQGVTPGPQLVANDPELFWGVVNSMYIGNILLLIMSIPLVGIFVKILRVRAAILAPITVLITLIGVYTIRNSVFDIWLVIFFGVIGYLMKKFGFEPGPLVLAFVLGALLEENLRRSLLVFGGDAAGFVTRPISGVLLLVFLMVIFLPLIQSLFKKARAKKATNTDDPSQKNEKESV comes from the coding sequence ATGGAATTTTTTGAACCGGTGATCAACGGTTTCGGCGTGGTGCTGGAACCGACGAACCTGTTGTACTGCCTGCTCGGCGTCATGATCGGCATGCTGATCGGTGTGCTGCCGGGCCTCGGCCCCGCCGCAACCATCGCGATCCTGCTGCCGCTGACCTACGGCGTGGAGCCGGTCACCGCGATCATCATGCTGGCCGGCATCTTCTACGGTGCGCAGTACGGCGGCACCATCACGTCCGTGCTGCTGCGGCTGCCGGGCGAGGCCTCCGCCGTTGTCACGGTGTTCGACGGCTACGCGCTGGCCAAGCAAGGCAAGGCCGGAACGGCGCTGGGCATCGCGGCCATCGGCTCCTTCATCGGCGGCACCGTTGCCATCTTCGGCCTGACCCTGCTGGCCCCGATCGTCGCGGGCTTCGCACTGGACTTCGGCCCGCCGGAATACACCGCCCTGGCGCTGCTGGGCATCCTCCTGGTGGCCACGGTCAGCAACGGCGGCAAGCTCAAGTCCGTCATCGCCGCGGGCCTCGGCCTGCTGCTCGCCACGGTGGGCCGCGACGGCTTCACCGGTGAATCCCGCTTCACTTTCGGCAGCCTCTCGCTTGCCGACGGCCTCGACTTCGTGCCGATCGCCATGGGTATCTTCGGGCTCGGTGAGATCCTCTACAACCTGGAGCAGCGCCACAATAAGGTGCAGGCTCCGGCGAAGGTGGCCAACGTCTGGCCCTCGCGCCAGGACCTCAAGCAGTCCTCCGGCGCCATCGGCCGCGGCTCCGTTCTGGGCTTCTTCCTGGGCATCCTGCCTGGCGGCGGCGCCACGCTCTCCTCGCTGGCCGCCTACGCCATGGAGAAGAAGCGCGCCAAGAACCCCGAGCGCTTCGGCCGCGGTGCGGTAGAGGGCGTGGCCGCACCGGAATCGGCCAACAACGCGGCGGCAACGTCGTCGTTCATCCCGCTGCTGACCCTGGGCATCCCCGCCAACGCCACCATGGCGATCATCTTCGGCGCGCTGCTGATCCAGGGCGTCACGCCCGGCCCCCAGCTGGTGGCCAACGACCCGGAACTCTTCTGGGGCGTGGTGAACTCGATGTACATCGGGAACATCCTGCTGCTGATCATGTCCATCCCGCTGGTGGGCATCTTCGTCAAGATCCTGCGCGTGCGGGCCGCCATCCTGGCCCCGATCACCGTGCTGATCACGCTGATCGGCGTCTACACCATCCGCAACAGCGTCTTCGACATCTGGCTGGTCATCTTCTTCGGCGTGATCGGCTACCTGATGAAGAAGTTCGGTTTCGAGCCGGGGCCGCTGGTGCTGGCCTTTGTGCTCGGCGCCCTGCTGGAAGAGAACCTGCGCCGTTCGCTGCTGGTCTTCGGCGGCGACGCGGCCGGCTTCGTCACCCGCCCGATTTCCGGCGTACTGCTGCTGGTCTTCCTGATGGTCATCTTCCTGCCGCTGATCCAGTCTCTGTTCAAGAAAGCCCGCGCCAAAAAGGCCACCAACACCGACGATCCGTCGCAGAAGAATGAAAAGGAATCAGTATGA
- a CDS encoding tripartite tricarboxylate transporter TctB family protein, with protein sequence MTSPHGDGSNLGGSDVRAAAEAGSVLDDLTPEQLAAEWDEDKPPAAGPLANIAAAAVVVVIGVAGIFLSLGMGLGTPEAPEPGMWPFIISVVLVVLATALAVFGRNTLDAEKFSSSSWAVLAGVGTLIGFVLLVGTIGFEIPSLLLTFVWLRFLGKETWRMSTVLSFAVVAAFYLIFVVALGVPVPHLF encoded by the coding sequence GTGACATCACCACACGGTGATGGTTCCAACCTCGGCGGCAGCGACGTTCGCGCTGCCGCCGAGGCGGGCTCCGTACTCGATGATCTGACGCCGGAGCAGCTCGCGGCCGAATGGGACGAGGACAAGCCCCCCGCAGCAGGTCCGCTGGCCAACATCGCGGCGGCCGCCGTCGTCGTCGTTATTGGCGTTGCCGGCATTTTCCTCTCCCTGGGCATGGGGCTGGGGACGCCCGAGGCGCCGGAGCCTGGCATGTGGCCGTTCATCATCAGCGTGGTGCTGGTGGTCCTGGCCACCGCGCTGGCGGTTTTCGGCCGGAACACGCTGGACGCCGAGAAGTTCTCCTCCTCGAGCTGGGCCGTGCTCGCCGGTGTCGGCACGCTGATCGGCTTTGTGCTGCTGGTGGGGACCATCGGATTCGAGATCCCGTCCCTACTGCTGACGTTCGTCTGGCTGAGGTTCCTGGGCAAGGAAACCTGGCGGATGTCCACGGTGCTCAGCTTCGCCGTTGTCGCCGCCTTCTACCTGATCTTCGTCGTGGCCCTCGGCGTGCCCGTCCCGCATTTGTTCTAG